One stretch of Scophthalmus maximus strain ysfricsl-2021 chromosome 12, ASM2237912v1, whole genome shotgun sequence DNA includes these proteins:
- the LOC118284538 gene encoding uncharacterized protein LOC118284538 isoform X1: MTNRILNVCMTLRMNATAVHMSDAVSSHCKCFYYEDCLGTSAGFPSKVKENVSVCLCHLSACVSAYLSDRPTPQMSSFKEFAVFVVVLHVSQHALCVEVEVDEGQESVLLPCHSNVSVGSTVLWGRSSLRVHARDQSGDVLQHQDHRYVNRTSMRADALHGGDLSLTLRKPVINDSDNYTCTVRQFGKDQDSKEVQLTVKDFIVMLLSTEEPPSSNLKEVVAVSVAVAVVAVAVVAGIIYFICKRRRNRDDPPESYSALELQVAEPPVQQLEVISGVESVQLPCRTTAELHDVVKVEWTDSGDRKVHVHSCVPEEPEDQNQVYRDRTEMREDPLRTGNLSLTLRFPTVRDNRTYTCSVYSRAGPPRVETRVELQVRAQQVEVDSGAESVQLPFETTADLPEDTLVVWWCDEPEPAKKVHEHGTESDQHEVYRGRTRMREDPLNTGIFTLTLNRPAVRDAGTYACRVYGAGLIFLREKTFQLTVKERRPEEDENVDNRGRRSFTDPTPLMTDQSDR; encoded by the exons ATGACAAACAGGATCCTCAATGTCTGTATGACATTGAGGATGAATGCAACCGCAGTCCACATGTCCGATGCTGTCAGCAGTCACTGTAAATGCTTTTATTATGAAGACTGCCTTGGGACAAGTGCAGGCTTCCCGTCGAAAGTGAAAGAgaacgtgtctgtgtgtctgtgtcacctGTCGGCCTGTGTCTCCGCGTATTTGAGTGATCGACCGACGCCTCAGATGAGCAGCTTTAAAGAGTTCGCAGTGTTCGTGGTCGTCCTGCACG tttcccagcatgccttgtgtgtggaggtggaggtggatgagGGGCAGGAGTCCGTCCTGCTGCCCTGCCACAGTAACGTCTCTGTGGGGTCCACGGTGTTGTGGGGCCGCTCCTCCCTCCGTGTCCACGCACGTGATCAGAGCGGAGACGTCCTGCAACACCAGGACCACCGTTACGTCAACCGGACGTCGATGAGGGCCGACGCTCTGCACGGCGGCGACCTCAGCCTCACTCTGAGAAAACCCGTCATCAACGACAGCGACAACTACACCTGCACCGTCAGACAGTTCGGAAAAGACCAGGACAGCAAAGAAGTACAACTCacggtcaaag ATTTTATCGTGATGCTGTTGTCGACTGAAGAACCACCATCATCAAATCTCAAAGAGGTCGTTgctgtttctgttgctgttgctgttgttgctgttgctgttgttgctggtATCATCTACTTCATCTGTAAAAGGAGAAGGAACAGAGACG ATCCACCTGAGTCATACAGCGCGCTGGAGCTGCAGGTTGCTGAGCCTCCGG TCCAACAGTTGGAGGTGATTTCAGGGGTGGAGTCTGTCCAGCTTCCCTGCAGAACTACAGCTGAACTGCACGACGTCGTCAAAGTGGAGTGGACGGACAGCGGAGACAGGAAGGTCCACGTGCATTCCTGCGTCCCTGAGGAGCCTGAAGACCAGAACCAGGTTTACAGAGATCGAACGGAGATGAGGGAAGACCCGCTGAGAACCGGAAACCTCAGTCTGACCCTGCGATTCCCcacagtcagagacaacaggaCTTACACCTGCTCAGTCTACAGCAGGGCAGGACCACCCCGCGTGGAAACACGTGTGGAGctacaggtcagag CCCAACAGGTGGAGGTGGATTCAGGGGCGGAGTCTGTCCAGCTGCCCTTCGAAACCACAGCTGACCTGCCTGAGGACACTTTAGTGGTGTGGTGGTGTGACGAACCTGAACCGGCTAAAAAGGTCCATGAGCATGGGACGGAGTCAGACCAGCACGAGGTTTACAGAGGCCGGACGAGGATGAGGGAAGACCCGCTGAACACCGGAATCTTCACTCTGACCCTGAATCGCCCCGCAGTCAGAGACGCGGGGACCTACGCCTGCAGAGTGTACGGCGCAGGTTTAATATtcctgagagaaaaaactttcCAGCTCACCGTCAAAG AGAGGCGACCGGAAGAAGATGAAAACGTCGACAACCGGGGAAGACGCAGCTTCACTGATCCAACTCCTTTGATGACTGATCAATCTGATCGATGA
- the LOC118284538 gene encoding uncharacterized protein LOC118284538 isoform X2, which translates to MTNRILNVCMTLRMNATAVHMSDAVSSHCKCFYYEDCLGTSAGFPSKVKENVSVCLCHLSACVSAYLSDRPTPQMSSFKEFAVFVVVLHVSQHALCVEVEVDEGQESVLLPCHSNVSVGSTVLWGRSSLRVHARDQSGDVLQHQDHRYVNRTSMRADALHGGDLSLTLRKPVINDSDNYTCTVRQFGKDQDSKEVQLTVKEPPSSNLKEVVAVSVAVAVVAVAVVAGIIYFICKRRRNRDDPPESYSALELQVAEPPVQQLEVISGVESVQLPCRTTAELHDVVKVEWTDSGDRKVHVHSCVPEEPEDQNQVYRDRTEMREDPLRTGNLSLTLRFPTVRDNRTYTCSVYSRAGPPRVETRVELQVRAQQVEVDSGAESVQLPFETTADLPEDTLVVWWCDEPEPAKKVHEHGTESDQHEVYRGRTRMREDPLNTGIFTLTLNRPAVRDAGTYACRVYGAGLIFLREKTFQLTVKERRPEEDENVDNRGRRSFTDPTPLMTDQSDR; encoded by the exons ATGACAAACAGGATCCTCAATGTCTGTATGACATTGAGGATGAATGCAACCGCAGTCCACATGTCCGATGCTGTCAGCAGTCACTGTAAATGCTTTTATTATGAAGACTGCCTTGGGACAAGTGCAGGCTTCCCGTCGAAAGTGAAAGAgaacgtgtctgtgtgtctgtgtcacctGTCGGCCTGTGTCTCCGCGTATTTGAGTGATCGACCGACGCCTCAGATGAGCAGCTTTAAAGAGTTCGCAGTGTTCGTGGTCGTCCTGCACG tttcccagcatgccttgtgtgtggaggtggaggtggatgagGGGCAGGAGTCCGTCCTGCTGCCCTGCCACAGTAACGTCTCTGTGGGGTCCACGGTGTTGTGGGGCCGCTCCTCCCTCCGTGTCCACGCACGTGATCAGAGCGGAGACGTCCTGCAACACCAGGACCACCGTTACGTCAACCGGACGTCGATGAGGGCCGACGCTCTGCACGGCGGCGACCTCAGCCTCACTCTGAGAAAACCCGTCATCAACGACAGCGACAACTACACCTGCACCGTCAGACAGTTCGGAAAAGACCAGGACAGCAAAGAAGTACAACTCacggtcaaag AACCACCATCATCAAATCTCAAAGAGGTCGTTgctgtttctgttgctgttgctgttgttgctgttgctgttgttgctggtATCATCTACTTCATCTGTAAAAGGAGAAGGAACAGAGACG ATCCACCTGAGTCATACAGCGCGCTGGAGCTGCAGGTTGCTGAGCCTCCGG TCCAACAGTTGGAGGTGATTTCAGGGGTGGAGTCTGTCCAGCTTCCCTGCAGAACTACAGCTGAACTGCACGACGTCGTCAAAGTGGAGTGGACGGACAGCGGAGACAGGAAGGTCCACGTGCATTCCTGCGTCCCTGAGGAGCCTGAAGACCAGAACCAGGTTTACAGAGATCGAACGGAGATGAGGGAAGACCCGCTGAGAACCGGAAACCTCAGTCTGACCCTGCGATTCCCcacagtcagagacaacaggaCTTACACCTGCTCAGTCTACAGCAGGGCAGGACCACCCCGCGTGGAAACACGTGTGGAGctacaggtcagag CCCAACAGGTGGAGGTGGATTCAGGGGCGGAGTCTGTCCAGCTGCCCTTCGAAACCACAGCTGACCTGCCTGAGGACACTTTAGTGGTGTGGTGGTGTGACGAACCTGAACCGGCTAAAAAGGTCCATGAGCATGGGACGGAGTCAGACCAGCACGAGGTTTACAGAGGCCGGACGAGGATGAGGGAAGACCCGCTGAACACCGGAATCTTCACTCTGACCCTGAATCGCCCCGCAGTCAGAGACGCGGGGACCTACGCCTGCAGAGTGTACGGCGCAGGTTTAATATtcctgagagaaaaaactttcCAGCTCACCGTCAAAG AGAGGCGACCGGAAGAAGATGAAAACGTCGACAACCGGGGAAGACGCAGCTTCACTGATCCAACTCCTTTGATGACTGATCAATCTGATCGATGA
- the LOC118284538 gene encoding uncharacterized protein LOC118284538 isoform X4, translating to MTNRILNVCMTLRMNATAVHMSDAVSSHCKCFYYEDCLGTSAGFPSKVKENVSVCLCHLSACVSAYLSDRPTPQMSSFKEFAVFVVVLHVSQHALCVEVEVDEGQESVLLPCHSNVSVGSTVLWGRSSLRVHARDQSGDVLQHQDHRYVNRTSMRADALHGGDLSLTLRKPVINDSDNYTCTVRQFGKDQDSKEVQLTVKGQGPDTDPPESYSALELQVAEPPVQQLEVISGVESVQLPCRTTAELHDVVKVEWTDSGDRKVHVHSCVPEEPEDQNQVYRDRTEMREDPLRTGNLSLTLRFPTVRDNRTYTCSVYSRAGPPRVETRVELQVRAQQVEVDSGAESVQLPFETTADLPEDTLVVWWCDEPEPAKKVHEHGTESDQHEVYRGRTRMREDPLNTGIFTLTLNRPAVRDAGTYACRVYGAGLIFLREKTFQLTVKERRPEEDENVDNRGRRSFTDPTPLMTDQSDR from the exons ATGACAAACAGGATCCTCAATGTCTGTATGACATTGAGGATGAATGCAACCGCAGTCCACATGTCCGATGCTGTCAGCAGTCACTGTAAATGCTTTTATTATGAAGACTGCCTTGGGACAAGTGCAGGCTTCCCGTCGAAAGTGAAAGAgaacgtgtctgtgtgtctgtgtcacctGTCGGCCTGTGTCTCCGCGTATTTGAGTGATCGACCGACGCCTCAGATGAGCAGCTTTAAAGAGTTCGCAGTGTTCGTGGTCGTCCTGCACG tttcccagcatgccttgtgtgtggaggtggaggtggatgagGGGCAGGAGTCCGTCCTGCTGCCCTGCCACAGTAACGTCTCTGTGGGGTCCACGGTGTTGTGGGGCCGCTCCTCCCTCCGTGTCCACGCACGTGATCAGAGCGGAGACGTCCTGCAACACCAGGACCACCGTTACGTCAACCGGACGTCGATGAGGGCCGACGCTCTGCACGGCGGCGACCTCAGCCTCACTCTGAGAAAACCCGTCATCAACGACAGCGACAACTACACCTGCACCGTCAGACAGTTCGGAAAAGACCAGGACAGCAAAGAAGTACAACTCacggtcaaaggtcagggtccagacacag ATCCACCTGAGTCATACAGCGCGCTGGAGCTGCAGGTTGCTGAGCCTCCGG TCCAACAGTTGGAGGTGATTTCAGGGGTGGAGTCTGTCCAGCTTCCCTGCAGAACTACAGCTGAACTGCACGACGTCGTCAAAGTGGAGTGGACGGACAGCGGAGACAGGAAGGTCCACGTGCATTCCTGCGTCCCTGAGGAGCCTGAAGACCAGAACCAGGTTTACAGAGATCGAACGGAGATGAGGGAAGACCCGCTGAGAACCGGAAACCTCAGTCTGACCCTGCGATTCCCcacagtcagagacaacaggaCTTACACCTGCTCAGTCTACAGCAGGGCAGGACCACCCCGCGTGGAAACACGTGTGGAGctacaggtcagag CCCAACAGGTGGAGGTGGATTCAGGGGCGGAGTCTGTCCAGCTGCCCTTCGAAACCACAGCTGACCTGCCTGAGGACACTTTAGTGGTGTGGTGGTGTGACGAACCTGAACCGGCTAAAAAGGTCCATGAGCATGGGACGGAGTCAGACCAGCACGAGGTTTACAGAGGCCGGACGAGGATGAGGGAAGACCCGCTGAACACCGGAATCTTCACTCTGACCCTGAATCGCCCCGCAGTCAGAGACGCGGGGACCTACGCCTGCAGAGTGTACGGCGCAGGTTTAATATtcctgagagaaaaaactttcCAGCTCACCGTCAAAG AGAGGCGACCGGAAGAAGATGAAAACGTCGACAACCGGGGAAGACGCAGCTTCACTGATCCAACTCCTTTGATGACTGATCAATCTGATCGATGA
- the LOC118284538 gene encoding uncharacterized protein LOC118284538 isoform X3, which produces MTNRILNVCMTLRMNATAVHMSDAVSSHCKCFYYEDCLGTSAGFPSKVKENVSVCLCHLSACVSAYLSDRPTPQMSSFKEFAVFVVVLHVSQHALCVEVEVDEGQESVLLPCHSNVSVGSTVLWGRSSLRVHARDQSGDVLQHQDHRYVNRTSMRADALHGGDLSLTLRKPVINDSDNYTCTVRQFGKDQDSKEVQLTVKGQGPDTGQRSGSRHRRRNRDDPPESYSALELQVAEPPVQQLEVISGVESVQLPCRTTAELHDVVKVEWTDSGDRKVHVHSCVPEEPEDQNQVYRDRTEMREDPLRTGNLSLTLRFPTVRDNRTYTCSVYSRAGPPRVETRVELQVRAQQVEVDSGAESVQLPFETTADLPEDTLVVWWCDEPEPAKKVHEHGTESDQHEVYRGRTRMREDPLNTGIFTLTLNRPAVRDAGTYACRVYGAGLIFLREKTFQLTVKERRPEEDENVDNRGRRSFTDPTPLMTDQSDR; this is translated from the exons ATGACAAACAGGATCCTCAATGTCTGTATGACATTGAGGATGAATGCAACCGCAGTCCACATGTCCGATGCTGTCAGCAGTCACTGTAAATGCTTTTATTATGAAGACTGCCTTGGGACAAGTGCAGGCTTCCCGTCGAAAGTGAAAGAgaacgtgtctgtgtgtctgtgtcacctGTCGGCCTGTGTCTCCGCGTATTTGAGTGATCGACCGACGCCTCAGATGAGCAGCTTTAAAGAGTTCGCAGTGTTCGTGGTCGTCCTGCACG tttcccagcatgccttgtgtgtggaggtggaggtggatgagGGGCAGGAGTCCGTCCTGCTGCCCTGCCACAGTAACGTCTCTGTGGGGTCCACGGTGTTGTGGGGCCGCTCCTCCCTCCGTGTCCACGCACGTGATCAGAGCGGAGACGTCCTGCAACACCAGGACCACCGTTACGTCAACCGGACGTCGATGAGGGCCGACGCTCTGCACGGCGGCGACCTCAGCCTCACTCTGAGAAAACCCGTCATCAACGACAGCGACAACTACACCTGCACCGTCAGACAGTTCGGAAAAGACCAGGACAGCAAAGAAGTACAACTCacggtcaaaggtcagggtccagacacaggtcaaaggtcagggtccAGACACAG GAGAAGGAACAGAGACG ATCCACCTGAGTCATACAGCGCGCTGGAGCTGCAGGTTGCTGAGCCTCCGG TCCAACAGTTGGAGGTGATTTCAGGGGTGGAGTCTGTCCAGCTTCCCTGCAGAACTACAGCTGAACTGCACGACGTCGTCAAAGTGGAGTGGACGGACAGCGGAGACAGGAAGGTCCACGTGCATTCCTGCGTCCCTGAGGAGCCTGAAGACCAGAACCAGGTTTACAGAGATCGAACGGAGATGAGGGAAGACCCGCTGAGAACCGGAAACCTCAGTCTGACCCTGCGATTCCCcacagtcagagacaacaggaCTTACACCTGCTCAGTCTACAGCAGGGCAGGACCACCCCGCGTGGAAACACGTGTGGAGctacaggtcagag CCCAACAGGTGGAGGTGGATTCAGGGGCGGAGTCTGTCCAGCTGCCCTTCGAAACCACAGCTGACCTGCCTGAGGACACTTTAGTGGTGTGGTGGTGTGACGAACCTGAACCGGCTAAAAAGGTCCATGAGCATGGGACGGAGTCAGACCAGCACGAGGTTTACAGAGGCCGGACGAGGATGAGGGAAGACCCGCTGAACACCGGAATCTTCACTCTGACCCTGAATCGCCCCGCAGTCAGAGACGCGGGGACCTACGCCTGCAGAGTGTACGGCGCAGGTTTAATATtcctgagagaaaaaactttcCAGCTCACCGTCAAAG AGAGGCGACCGGAAGAAGATGAAAACGTCGACAACCGGGGAAGACGCAGCTTCACTGATCCAACTCCTTTGATGACTGATCAATCTGATCGATGA
- the LOC118284538 gene encoding uncharacterized protein LOC118284538 isoform X5, producing MTNRILNVCMTLRMNATAVHMSDAVSSHCKCFYYEDCLGTSAGFPSKVKENVSVCLCHLSACVSAYLSDRPTPQMSSFKEFAVFVVVLHVSQHALCVEVEVDEGQESVLLPCHSNVSVGSTVLWGRSSLRVHARDQSGDVLQHQDHRYVNRTSMRADALHGGDLSLTLRKPVINDSDNYTCTVRQFGKDQDSKEVQLTVKDPPESYSALELQVAEPPVQQLEVISGVESVQLPCRTTAELHDVVKVEWTDSGDRKVHVHSCVPEEPEDQNQVYRDRTEMREDPLRTGNLSLTLRFPTVRDNRTYTCSVYSRAGPPRVETRVELQVRAQQVEVDSGAESVQLPFETTADLPEDTLVVWWCDEPEPAKKVHEHGTESDQHEVYRGRTRMREDPLNTGIFTLTLNRPAVRDAGTYACRVYGAGLIFLREKTFQLTVKERRPEEDENVDNRGRRSFTDPTPLMTDQSDR from the exons ATGACAAACAGGATCCTCAATGTCTGTATGACATTGAGGATGAATGCAACCGCAGTCCACATGTCCGATGCTGTCAGCAGTCACTGTAAATGCTTTTATTATGAAGACTGCCTTGGGACAAGTGCAGGCTTCCCGTCGAAAGTGAAAGAgaacgtgtctgtgtgtctgtgtcacctGTCGGCCTGTGTCTCCGCGTATTTGAGTGATCGACCGACGCCTCAGATGAGCAGCTTTAAAGAGTTCGCAGTGTTCGTGGTCGTCCTGCACG tttcccagcatgccttgtgtgtggaggtggaggtggatgagGGGCAGGAGTCCGTCCTGCTGCCCTGCCACAGTAACGTCTCTGTGGGGTCCACGGTGTTGTGGGGCCGCTCCTCCCTCCGTGTCCACGCACGTGATCAGAGCGGAGACGTCCTGCAACACCAGGACCACCGTTACGTCAACCGGACGTCGATGAGGGCCGACGCTCTGCACGGCGGCGACCTCAGCCTCACTCTGAGAAAACCCGTCATCAACGACAGCGACAACTACACCTGCACCGTCAGACAGTTCGGAAAAGACCAGGACAGCAAAGAAGTACAACTCacggtcaaag ATCCACCTGAGTCATACAGCGCGCTGGAGCTGCAGGTTGCTGAGCCTCCGG TCCAACAGTTGGAGGTGATTTCAGGGGTGGAGTCTGTCCAGCTTCCCTGCAGAACTACAGCTGAACTGCACGACGTCGTCAAAGTGGAGTGGACGGACAGCGGAGACAGGAAGGTCCACGTGCATTCCTGCGTCCCTGAGGAGCCTGAAGACCAGAACCAGGTTTACAGAGATCGAACGGAGATGAGGGAAGACCCGCTGAGAACCGGAAACCTCAGTCTGACCCTGCGATTCCCcacagtcagagacaacaggaCTTACACCTGCTCAGTCTACAGCAGGGCAGGACCACCCCGCGTGGAAACACGTGTGGAGctacaggtcagag CCCAACAGGTGGAGGTGGATTCAGGGGCGGAGTCTGTCCAGCTGCCCTTCGAAACCACAGCTGACCTGCCTGAGGACACTTTAGTGGTGTGGTGGTGTGACGAACCTGAACCGGCTAAAAAGGTCCATGAGCATGGGACGGAGTCAGACCAGCACGAGGTTTACAGAGGCCGGACGAGGATGAGGGAAGACCCGCTGAACACCGGAATCTTCACTCTGACCCTGAATCGCCCCGCAGTCAGAGACGCGGGGACCTACGCCTGCAGAGTGTACGGCGCAGGTTTAATATtcctgagagaaaaaactttcCAGCTCACCGTCAAAG AGAGGCGACCGGAAGAAGATGAAAACGTCGACAACCGGGGAAGACGCAGCTTCACTGATCCAACTCCTTTGATGACTGATCAATCTGATCGATGA
- the LOC118284538 gene encoding uncharacterized protein LOC118284538 isoform X6, translating into MRADALHGGDLSLTLRKPVINDSDNYTCTVRQFGKDQDSKEVQLTVKDFIVMLLSTEEPPSSNLKEVVAVSVAVAVVAVAVVAGIIYFICKRRRNRDDPPESYSALELQVAEPPVQQLEVISGVESVQLPCRTTAELHDVVKVEWTDSGDRKVHVHSCVPEEPEDQNQVYRDRTEMREDPLRTGNLSLTLRFPTVRDNRTYTCSVYSRAGPPRVETRVELQVRAQQVEVDSGAESVQLPFETTADLPEDTLVVWWCDEPEPAKKVHEHGTESDQHEVYRGRTRMREDPLNTGIFTLTLNRPAVRDAGTYACRVYGAGLIFLREKTFQLTVKERRPEEDENVDNRGRRSFTDPTPLMTDQSDR; encoded by the exons ATGAGGGCCGACGCTCTGCACGGCGGCGACCTCAGCCTCACTCTGAGAAAACCCGTCATCAACGACAGCGACAACTACACCTGCACCGTCAGACAGTTCGGAAAAGACCAGGACAGCAAAGAAGTACAACTCacggtcaaag ATTTTATCGTGATGCTGTTGTCGACTGAAGAACCACCATCATCAAATCTCAAAGAGGTCGTTgctgtttctgttgctgttgctgttgttgctgttgctgttgttgctggtATCATCTACTTCATCTGTAAAAGGAGAAGGAACAGAGACG ATCCACCTGAGTCATACAGCGCGCTGGAGCTGCAGGTTGCTGAGCCTCCGG TCCAACAGTTGGAGGTGATTTCAGGGGTGGAGTCTGTCCAGCTTCCCTGCAGAACTACAGCTGAACTGCACGACGTCGTCAAAGTGGAGTGGACGGACAGCGGAGACAGGAAGGTCCACGTGCATTCCTGCGTCCCTGAGGAGCCTGAAGACCAGAACCAGGTTTACAGAGATCGAACGGAGATGAGGGAAGACCCGCTGAGAACCGGAAACCTCAGTCTGACCCTGCGATTCCCcacagtcagagacaacaggaCTTACACCTGCTCAGTCTACAGCAGGGCAGGACCACCCCGCGTGGAAACACGTGTGGAGctacaggtcagag CCCAACAGGTGGAGGTGGATTCAGGGGCGGAGTCTGTCCAGCTGCCCTTCGAAACCACAGCTGACCTGCCTGAGGACACTTTAGTGGTGTGGTGGTGTGACGAACCTGAACCGGCTAAAAAGGTCCATGAGCATGGGACGGAGTCAGACCAGCACGAGGTTTACAGAGGCCGGACGAGGATGAGGGAAGACCCGCTGAACACCGGAATCTTCACTCTGACCCTGAATCGCCCCGCAGTCAGAGACGCGGGGACCTACGCCTGCAGAGTGTACGGCGCAGGTTTAATATtcctgagagaaaaaactttcCAGCTCACCGTCAAAG AGAGGCGACCGGAAGAAGATGAAAACGTCGACAACCGGGGAAGACGCAGCTTCACTGATCCAACTCCTTTGATGACTGATCAATCTGATCGATGA